Within Actinosynnema pretiosum, the genomic segment GCGCGGGCGCTGGACGCGCCGCGGGACGTGGTGGAGCGGGTGCGCGGGGAGATCCGGCGGCGGCTGGAGTCGTTGGAGGCCATGGGGGTCGACGGGGCTCCGGTGGAGAACCCGCTGCTGGGCGACGACTACGCGGCGCTGCACCTGGCGCTGCTGGAGCCCAAGCGGGCGGCGGTGGTGCGGTTGCGGGACGAGCGGCTGGTGGACGACCTGGTGCTGCTGCGGATGCAGACCCGGTTGGACGTGGAGGAGGTGCGGTTGTCGGCGGCGCTGGAGGAGGAGCTGGAGTGAGGCCCCTCAGCGGGCCGCTCGTGCTGTGGCGCCCGGTGCCGCGGTGGCGGGCGTCGCGGTGGCGGGCGTCGCGGTGACCAGCCGGGACGCCCCCGCCGCCGCGAGCGCGAACACCAGCGCCTCGTAGGCCATCGCCGCCGGGAAACCGCCTGCGGCGTGGGCGGTCCCGGCGAGCGCGACGCCGACCGTGCCGCCGAGCTGCTGCGCGGTGGGCAGCAGGCCCGCGACGGAGGCCGCCGCCGGTTCCGGGGCCCTGGAGAGCACCAGCGCGAACACCGTCGAGGTGAACAGCCCGAACGCGGCTCCGCCCAGCGCGAGCGGCGCGGGGCCGGGCGGGAGCGCGGTGAGGGCGGCGGTGACCAGGGCCAGCGCGGCTGCCGCGGCGGGGGTGGTGCGGCGGCGCTCGGCCAGCGCGGGGGCGAGCGCGCTGCCGAGGACGGCGGCGAGCGCGTACGGGGTGTTGACCAGCGCGGCCTGCAGCGGCGTGCGGCCCTGCTCCTGCAGGTGCAGCAGCACCAGGTAGGTCAGCGAGGGCACGCCGGCGTTGAACACCAGCACGACCAGCACGCCGGTGCGGGTGGCGCGGTGGCGCAGCGCCTCCGGGTGCACCAGCGGGTCGGCGCGGAGGCGTTGGGAGAGCAGGAAGGCCGCGCCCAGGAGGACGGCCGCGCCGAGCGAGGCGAACGCCCAGGGCGGCCACCCGGCCTCCGGGCCGACGGCCAGCGGCAGCACGAGCGCGGCGCAGCACGCGGCGACCAGCGCGGCGCCGAGCGCGTCGACCCGTTGCGGCGCCTGGGTTTTGCCGCTCCGGGTCCGCCTGGTCGCGGGCAGCAGCGCGGAACCGGCGAGGGTGGCGAGCGCGACCGGGAGCTGCGCCAGGAACAGCGCGCGCCAGCCGAGTCCGAGCGGGTCGGCGGCCAGCAGCGCGCCGCCCAGCACCGGGCCGATCGCCGAGGCCGTGCCGATCACCGCGCCGAACGCGGCCAGCGCGCGGCCGTGCCGGTGGGCGGGCAGGGCGGTCCGGATGAGCGAGAACACCTGGGGCGCGGCGATCCCGCTGCCCGCGCCCTGCAGGAGCCGGGCCGCCACCAGCGCGCCCGTCGACGGCGCGACCGCGCAGGCGGCCGTGGCCAGGGCGAACAGGGCGGCGCCGAGGGCGAACAGCGCGCGGTGGCCGAGGCGGTCGCCGAGCCTGGCGGAGGCGATGAGCGGGCAGGCGTGGCCGAGGGTGAACGCGGCCAGCACCAGGTGCGCGGCGCCCGGACCCGCGCCCAGGTCGGCGCGCAGCGCGGGCGCGGCGACCTGGACGAGGGTGACGTTCAGCAGTTGGGCGAAGGTGGCCGACAGCACCACCGGCAGCAGCGCCCGTCGCCGCCGTTCCGGGTTCACGCCAGGTCCACCAGGTGGCGGGCCAGCTCCTCGGGGCGGGTGGCGAACGGGCTGTGCCCGCCGGGCAGGGTGCGCACGGCGAACGGGTGCTCGGGGAACGCCTCGTCGGCCTCGCGGATCATCAGGTCCTGCGCGGCGGCGGTGAGGGCGCGGTCGTCGGCGCAGCGCAGGAACGCCCTGGGCACGCTCCCCCAGCGGCGCGCGGTGACCGGGACCGGGGCCTGCAGGGACGCGAGCTGCTCGTCCGGGGTGAGCGCGAGCCGCCAGGGGCCGAACTCGCGCTCGTCCAGGTCGCCGCAGAACGCCTCGCGCAGCGCGTCCACGTAGGACTTGTCGGTGGACAGCGGGTTGATGCGGAACGCGCCGACCCGGTCGGGGTCGCCGACGCGCAGGGCGCCGGAGAGGGCGGCGGCGTTCTCGGGCGTGGCGGTGTAGTCGGTGAAGCGGGGGCGGGCGGGGACGAACGCGGTGAGGTAGACGAGGCGGTCGACCAGGGCGGGCGCGCGCTCGGCGGCGAGGGAGGCCGGTCCGCCGCCCGCGCTGTGCGCGACGAGCACGACCCGGCCGTGGCGGCGCGCGGCGGCCAGCGCGTCGAGCACCGCGTCGGCGGAGTCCTGGGCGGAAAGCCCTGCCACGGCCGAGGGTTCGGTGGTCAGCCCCGGCTGTCCGGGGAGCAGGTAGCCGGACGGCAGCGGCGCGCCGAGGCCGTGGCCTGGCAGGTCGACGGCGGCGCTGTGCGCGCCGAGGCGGGCGAGGGCGCGGCGGGTCGGGCCCCACTGGGCCGCGCCGTGCCAGGCGCCGTGGACGAGGACGAAGGTGGTCGGTTCGGTCACGGGCCCAGCCCACCAGCCGGGAATGCCGCGGCGCCGCGCCATGTCTGAACCGGTGTCCGGTGATACCCGCGGGGTATGGGGGGTTCTGGTGGAGGCACGGCACCTGAGGTACGCGCTGGCGCTGGCCGAGCAGCAGCACTTCGGCCGCGCGGCGCGGGTCCTCGGCATGGCGCAGCCGCCGCTGTCGCGCCAGATCGCCTCGCTGGAGAAGGAGGTCGGCGCGCGGTTGTTCGACCGGACGCCGCGCGGGGTGTTCCCGACGGCGGCGGGCGAGGCGTTCCTGGCGCGGACGCGGCGGGCGCTGGCGGAGCTGGGCGCGGCGGCGGTGGACGCGGGGCGGGCGGACCGGGGCGAGACGGGGCGGTTGCGGCTGGGGTTCGTGGCGTCGGCCCTGCTGGAGCCGCTGCCGGGGGTGCTGGGGCCGTTCGGGCGGCGGCACGCGGACGTGCGGTTGGAGCTGCGGGAGACCGCGAGCGCGCGGGGGGTGGCCGAGCTGGTCGCCGGTGAGCTGGACGTGGTGTTCGGGCTGGGGCGGCCGAGGGGTCGCGGGGTCGGGGACCTGGTGTCGGTGGTGGTGGGGCGGGACGCGCTGGTGGCCGTGGTGGGGGCGGGGCACCCGTGGGCGGGGGTGGCGTCGGTGGGGCTGGGGCAGTTGCGGCGTCAGCGGTTGATCGTGTCGCCGGGGGCGGAGGAGCCCGCGGTGGACGCGTGGTTGCGCGGGCTGCTCGGCGAGGAGGCGCTGGCGGGGGCGGTCCGGGCGCGGGACGTGCACACGATCATCGGCATGGCGGCGTGCGGTGTCGGGGTGGGGCTGGGGCCGGAGCGGATGCGGGTGGCGGAGCGGGCGGGGGTGTGGTTCTGCGCGGTGGAGCCGGTGGTGGAGCTGCCGGAGCTGGTGCTGTCGTTCCGGGCCGGGGACGACTCGCCGGTGCTGGCGGCGTTCCTGGCGGTGGTGCGCGAGCGCTGCCCCGGCGTGGCGGCGCGGTTGGCGCGGGTGGGGGCCCGGTGAAATTCGGTGTACTCCGCGTAGCGGCGGCGACTACGTTTCGGCGCCATCGACACAGGAGGGGTGATGGTCCAGAAAACGAACAGGCCGCCGAGGCGCACGCCGCAGGAGAAGAAGCGGTTGAGCTACGCCAAGGACGGCAGGAACACCTACGGCCAGAACGACAAGGCGTCGCGCCGCGGCGTCCGGCGCCGCAAGGCCACCGCGCACCGGGCCCACCGGCACAGCGCGGACCGGGTGCTGCGCGGCGCGCTAGGCCCCGTGGACGCCGAGCGCGCGGACCTGGTCGGCCAGGACGTGCAGTCCCTGCGCCGCAAGCCGTTCGCCAAGGCCCCGGACACCCCGCTGGGCGAGTTCGTGGAGGCCCGCCTGCGCCGGAGGGTGGCGCTGGGAATCGACGCCGAGGTGACCGCGCTGACCCGCATCGCCCACGTCCGAGGCCGCCGGGGCCTGGCGGCCTGACAGCACCGCGGGGGGCGCCCACGCGCCCCCTCGATCATCTTCCGGGCCTCGTCCGCCCGGCGCTTTCCCCCGAACCCCGCTGGTGGAGCTCCCGCTCCCGGCGGGGTTCTCCCGTTGGTGGTCGAGCGCGCGGGCGCGCGGGGCGGGATGATCCGGGGCATGTCGTGGCAGAGGTTCGTCGACACCGCGCTGGACCGGTCGCTGCTGGGCTACACGCGCGTGGGGTGCGCGGTCCGGCGGGCGTGGTGGCCCCCGGACGCGCCCGCCGGGGCGCTGGCGGGGCGGGTCGTCGTGGTGACCGGGGCCAAGGCCGGGCTCGGGTTCGCCACCGCGCTGGGGTTGGCGCGGTTGGGGGCGTCGCTGCGGCTGGTGGTGCGCGGTGACGGCGGGCGGGCGCGCGAGCTGATCAGGCGGGCCGTGCCGGGGGCCGACGTGAGCGTGGACCGGTGCGACGTGAGCCTGCTGTCCGAGGTGCGCGACCTCGCGGCGGGCCTGGGGCGGGTGGACGTGCTGGTGCACAACGCGGGCGTGATGCCGTCCGCGCGGACCGAGACGGCCGAGGGCAACG encodes:
- a CDS encoding MFS transporter; this translates as MNPERRRRALLPVVLSATFAQLLNVTLVQVAAPALRADLGAGPGAAHLVLAAFTLGHACPLIASARLGDRLGHRALFALGAALFALATAACAVAPSTGALVAARLLQGAGSGIAAPQVFSLIRTALPAHRHGRALAAFGAVIGTASAIGPVLGGALLAADPLGLGWRALFLAQLPVALATLAGSALLPATRRTRSGKTQAPQRVDALGAALVAACCAALVLPLAVGPEAGWPPWAFASLGAAVLLGAAFLLSQRLRADPLVHPEALRHRATRTGVLVVLVFNAGVPSLTYLVLLHLQEQGRTPLQAALVNTPYALAAVLGSALAPALAERRRTTPAAAAALALVTAALTALPPGPAPLALGGAAFGLFTSTVFALVLSRAPEPAAASVAGLLPTAQQLGGTVGVALAGTAHAAGGFPAAMAYEALVFALAAAGASRLVTATPATATPATAAPGATARAAR
- a CDS encoding alpha/beta fold hydrolase — translated: MTEPTTFVLVHGAWHGAAQWGPTRRALARLGAHSAAVDLPGHGLGAPLPSGYLLPGQPGLTTEPSAVAGLSAQDSADAVLDALAAARRHGRVVLVAHSAGGGPASLAAERAPALVDRLVYLTAFVPARPRFTDYTATPENAAALSGALRVGDPDRVGAFRINPLSTDKSYVDALREAFCGDLDEREFGPWRLALTPDEQLASLQAPVPVTARRWGSVPRAFLRCADDRALTAAAQDLMIREADEAFPEHPFAVRTLPGGHSPFATRPEELARHLVDLA
- a CDS encoding LysR family transcriptional regulator, which gives rise to MEARHLRYALALAEQQHFGRAARVLGMAQPPLSRQIASLEKEVGARLFDRTPRGVFPTAAGEAFLARTRRALAELGAAAVDAGRADRGETGRLRLGFVASALLEPLPGVLGPFGRRHADVRLELRETASARGVAELVAGELDVVFGLGRPRGRGVGDLVSVVVGRDALVAVVGAGHPWAGVASVGLGQLRRQRLIVSPGAEEPAVDAWLRGLLGEEALAGAVRARDVHTIIGMAACGVGVGLGPERMRVAERAGVWFCAVEPVVELPELVLSFRAGDDSPVLAAFLAVVRERCPGVAARLARVGAR